Genomic window (Tripterygium wilfordii isolate XIE 37 chromosome 11, ASM1340144v1, whole genome shotgun sequence):
caagcatttgaagatTTACTATGAAGCCAAAAATATATTCTAGATTTTTCTTGTTCATTATTCGAATATCTAAAATTTTCttgttcattaattttttttcacagtTATCTCATTCTTTTATCTTTAAGTGAATgagttttgttcttttgtttttgtttctaataTCCTCAGATtttcttgttcatttttttttttcgcaaTTGTCTCATCTATATTGATACAATCCCCGAATTTTTTtaactactatatatatatatatatatatatatatatatatattacacccACCTAATTTGATAATCAAATAATTTCTTAGCCTTACGAGTTATGAAGTTCTTAATTGCTTCCTTTATGTTGTTTTTCCTTTTGATAAGTGCTATTTCTACATCTAATTTCGAAGGGAAGCAACACTCTTTCTATCGTCAACTTCGTTCTACCACAAGGCATGAGGTATTttgaaccattttttttttcaaaaaagttaatgtttttaaaaaccaaaactatAACATGGCCggtgttttgtaaaatttttgaGAGAGACCAGAGGTAAATTTGTAAATATGAGTAACCCTATTTTGTGCAAATCGACCTCAACCCTATCTCTCTTCTCCCTTCTCCCTTCCGATTTCTCCTTCTCCCTTCCGATTTCCCCTTCTCCCATCTGATCTGATCCCCTTCTCCCTTTCGATTTGATCCCCTTCTCCCTTCTGTTCTTGGATGGCGATGAAGATCTGGTTTGTTGAATTGCTGGTGGGTTTGCAATGGCGACGAAGATCGGGGGTTTGTCGATGATCTTAGACCTTTGTCAATATCGGACCTCCGAAGAGTCGTCGATCTTAGACCTCAAAAAACCATATTAAAGAACATAAACCAAATGAATTTCTTAAcccatttcattttcaaaatctgAACTCTAAAATCAATTTAAGAAACAGTCTCAGAAAATTATTTCCAAACAAATTCTTAATATCTATCTGGAGTTAAGACAACAtttcatcaccaaaagatatgtcgtgtttcaatttgcacattgATAGTCAAAACGTGTCAATTTGGTAACGGAGATGAACTAGGGAGAAATTATGTTCTTGGATTTCAGTACAGGTGATGAACTAGAGAGGAATTGTGTTCTAGGGTTTGAGAATGAGATTTGTGTTTGAATAATTGAATGAATTTGAGAATTTTGGGGTAGACTAGCTATGAGTTATTTCACATAACTTCTGTTCGCCATAtataaaatgtcatttgccatgTCATAAAAAATGAGACCACTATTTAACGATCAACTTGTCAGATAGGCGAGTTGACTGTCTAAAATAGTGAAATTCTGTTTGAATTACTTACTTgacacaattttgaacttcaagtTACCAAGATGACACATTTTGACTGTCAGTGTGCAAATTAGAAAACGGCCtatcttttggtgatgaaaTGTTTAGCATTAACCCTATCTTTCTCTTACATTATACTTTTACTTTATGCATTTTACATATATGTTGTTCTATTTGATAATTATTTTACATGCATGATTATAGTTCGTAAAAGTTACTTATAACGCCGTAGAAGGGATATACGGGGTAGCAGCGACTATAAATTTGTGGGATCCAGTGGTCGAGAGGGGGATCAGCGGTAGAGAGTATAGTGCCGCTCTGATTCGAATCAAATCAAGAATTTATGACGATTTTGATGTCATTGAAGCTGGATGGCATGTTAGTCTTTCTCTTCATCATTATATAAATCAAGTCATTATTATATTATCAGAAGTTGTAATTGAGAATTTATAATAATTGTGTGTTTGAGTTAGGTCTACCCATGGTTTCATAGTGCACGACTGGGTGCTGACGAAGAAGTTTATAaaacaagattttttatttcttggaCCGTAAGATCAAATTTAGTTGTTTTTCTCTCAATTTACTAACTTATGCAATTTTGTTGTATATGTAGCACGATATATACAACAAATTTAGAAAATTTCATGTGAATATTAATTCAATCTTTATGTACAGAATGATTCGTATCGAAGGTCATGCTATAATATGGATTGTGGTGGGTTTGTGATAGAAAATAATGATGTATTGGGAAGTGTACTTGAGCCAATATCATCATATAACGGTGAACAAAAAGATATCGTTGTTGAAATATGGAAGGTAGCTAAGTTAGGAGTTAATTAATTTGGATaagtctctctctttctcactcACTCCCTCATACAACATTAATTAAAGGGTTTATTATAATTTCGTCAGGATATCGAGTCAAGACGATGGCAGTTGAAGTATAATGATATAATGGTGGGTTATTGGCCAGAAGATTTGTTTACTCACTTGAAAATAAGAGGCACCGAGGTGGAATGGGGTGGTGAGGTGTTCAACACCAACCACAACAACAtattcacatcaacaaaaatgGGTTCTGGCCGCTTTGCAGAAGAGGGATATAGAAAAGCAGGTTATTTCAAAAAACTAAGAGTTAAAACTTTAAGTAGTGGACATAATTGGATTCCACCCCCAACACTTGAACAAAAAGTGAGTGACCCCCGCTACTACACCTTTCATGAAGAAGCCAACATTGATGGCTCTGGCGATGACGGATTCTTCTATGGaggtccaggaaacaaccatcCTTAGtgaaaattgatgtttaaataataaaaaaaaaatattttcaataaagTTCCATGGGAAATAAATGAGTGTGGGCACTTTGTTTTATCCGGATTAATATGGAGGTCTCGTTGTACTACTAGCATAGTATCTGAGACTACAATGCTTgtgttgttttttgcttttatttttgtttgaaataaacaAGTAAGGATTTTCCATGCCGGTTGAACACAATAAACTTCAATCTCAACCGTTGGATTttatatgtcatttttattttataatttttttttatgacatctcacttttttattattattttaatgattaAATGCCATATAAATAAGATTTTTGACCGGCATTGTTTGAAATATGCTCGAATGAGTGTTTTGTCTTATTTTTAAACATTGGATTATGACATTGTAACAACATTTCTTTGGGTGACTAAAGTGTAACAACTCCTACTTTTTGGTGCcataaagtataattaaccctatatataaaatatatgctATGAagacacatgtatatataacaaaaaaatttattactcTTGCATCAAATGGATCCTAACACTAGTTAATATAGACAAATTACCAGCACATACACAGAAATATATGCTATGATGACTCATAAGAATGACTCTGAAGCACAATGAGAATATCATTTAGAGGCGTTTGCATCGTCAATGACATGCTCTACAATGCCATAAATGTGTTTTTActgtttatttttaaaatcatcAATAATGAGTTTTGTCTTTTGAGTAATGTAATACCTAGGATTAATCATAATATGGGCAAAACAAGATATAATATGAGGGGTTGCCAGCTGTCAGGGGCGGACACAAGACCCAATTCGTATTTAACTATGTCTTTCCAGATCATATTATATGACAAACATAATTATGTATATACTTTTCTGAAATTTAATTTGTGTTGATTCTTCTATGAACAATAATTATAGTgaaattgtaaatatttttttattattcgtgCATCAAACGGATCCTAACACTAATTAATATAGACAATTTGCCAGCACATATGCAAAAATATATGCTATGATGACTCATATTTTTGAAGAATGATTCTGAAGCACAATGAGAATATCATTTAGAGGCGTTTGCATCGTCAATGACATGCTCTACAATGCCATAAATGtgtttttactatttattttttaagtcaTCAATGAGTTTTGTCTTCTGCGTAATGTAATCCTAATACCTAGGATTAATCGTAATATGGGTGAAACAAGACATAACATGAGGGGTCGTCAGTTGTCAGGGGAGAACACAAGACCCAATTCGTATTTAACTATGTCTTTCCAGATCATATTATATGACAAACATAATTATGTATATACTTTTCTGAAACTTAATTTGTGTTGATTCTTCTATGAACAATAATTATAGTgaaattgtaaatatttttttattattcgtgCATCAAACGGATCCTAACACTAATTAATATAGACAATTTACCAGCACATATGCAAAAATATATGCTATGATGACTCATATTTTTGAAGAATGATTCTGAAAGCACAATGAGAATATCATTTAGAGGCGTTtgcatcatcattcatcaatgaCATAATCTACAATGTCATAAATGTATTTTtactatttaattttaaattcatCAATGAGTTTTGTTTTCTAAGTAATATTGTAATACATAGTATTAATCATAATAGGGGTGAAACAAGACATAATATGAGAGGTCGCCAACTGCCAGGGGCAGACACGAGTTTATTTCAAGATGGACAAAGCTAAGCGCAGATTTGGGGGCAACGCTcacaggaatttttttttttgttatctacTAATTATACCTTCATAAGtacgaaaaataacactaaaaagtaaaaagtttgtaaaatatgataagtaataattgtcacattTCTTGTTTTAACCATTTGAGCATGATATTTTGCAAAGGAGGGTCTAAATTGAAAAGTCATACGGGTCTTCTCTGTGACTTACTATATACTTACTAGAGGCTTTGGCTCTGAAGCGTAATGAACTATGTATAATTATTCTAATTCGgaatttttattgttctttatttttttttccaaaattgtCTCATTTATATCGATACAATACTCCCTGGACTACTATATATATTGCACTAACCTTATCTTGTTAATCAAATAATTTCTTAGCCTTGCAAGTTATGAAGTTcttagtttttttctttctattgttTCTCCTTTGGGCAAGTACTCTTTCTGCAACTAATTCCCAACGGAAAAAACACTCTTTCTATCGTCAACTTAATTTTCCCGGAGAGCATGAGGTATTTTGaatcatttattttttctttcaaaaaaaaattaatttctatCTGCTATGTTATACTTTTAGTTTATgcattttacatatatatttttttatttgataattATTTTACATAAATGATTATAAGTTCGCGGGAGTTATTTATGATGCCTCGGAATCGGGAGGGATATATGGGGCAAAGGCAACTCTAAACCTGTGGAATCCATCGGTCAAGACGGGGGTCGGAATCAGAGAGTATAGTGCCACTCAGATTAAAATCAAATCAGGAACAGCTAATGCTTTTGATGTTATTGAAGCTGGATGGCATGTTAGTCGTTCTTTTCATCATCATATAAGTTAAGTCATTATGATATTATTGGAAGTTGTAATTGAGAATTTCTAAAATTTGTGTGTTTGAGTTAGGTCTACCCATGGTACCATCGTGCACATCGGCGCGGTAACGAAGAAGATGATAAAACAAGATTCTTTATTTCTTGGACCGTAAGAtcaaatttagtgttttttttttcccctttgaaGTCTGAATTTACTAACTGACACAATTTTGTTGCATATGTATGGTACGATATATACAACCAATTTAGAAAATTTCATGTGAATATTAATTCAGTCTTATGTATAGAATGATTCGTATCAAAGAGCATGCTACAATATGGATTGTGGTGGATTTGTGATGGAAAGAAATGATGTATTGGGACGTGCACTTGAGCCAACATCATCATATAACGGTGAACAAAAAGAGATCGTTGTTGAAATATGGAAGGTAGTTAGTCGTTAAATTTGGATagg
Coding sequences:
- the LOC120009494 gene encoding uncharacterized protein LOC120009494; translation: MAMKIWFVELLVGLQWRRRSGFVKVTYNAVEGIYGVAATINLWDPVVERGISGREYSAALIRIKSRIYDDFDVIEAGWHVYPWFHSARLGADEEVYKTRFFISWTNDSYRRSCYNMDCGGFVIENNDVLGSVLEPISSYNGEQKDIVVEIWKDIESRRWQLKYNDIMVGYWPEDLFTHLKIRGTEVEWGGEVFNTNHNNIFTSTKMGSGRFAEEGYRKAGYFKKLRVKTLSSGHNWIPPPTLEQKVSDPRYYTFHEEANIDGSGDDGFFYGGPGNNHP
- the LOC120009495 gene encoding uncharacterized protein LOC120009495, which translates into the protein MRISFRGVCIVNDMLYNAINVFLLFIFKIINNEFCLLSNVIPRINHNMGKTRYNMRGCQLSGADTRPNSTLSATNSQRKKHSFYRQLNFPGEHEFAGVIYDASESGGIYGAKATLNLWNPSVKTGVGIREYSATQIKIKSGTANAFDVIEAGWHVYPWYHRAHRRGNEEDDKTRFFISWTNDSYQRACYNMDCGGFVMERNDVLGRALEPTSSYNGEQKEIVVEIWKDIQLGRWRLKYNDIMVGYWPEHLFTHLRTHGTEVEWGGEVFNNKHNNIFTSTQMGSGRSAEEGYGKASYFKNQRVKTSSSSGHNWISPPTVRGEVSSSDYYTIFADADIDGSGDDGFFYGGPGNTN